The following proteins are encoded in a genomic region of Enterocloster clostridioformis:
- the rlmD gene encoding 23S rRNA (uracil(1939)-C(5))-methyltransferase RlmD has translation MAERMERGMAGKIAGKTAKRMDTGSGKESRKAVDGDKDRAKDSKHKVRDGEGKTGVGKSGKRFAEDGDALSKQRSGEKRRDGSLPRERKGTDGLSAPKKQDGRGLSAGYRREDSKRGGSYGGRGTRRSNSICPVLNLCGGCQLLDMEYAKQLDFKQKQVEELLKGLCPVKPIIGMKDPFHYRNKVHAVFDRDKKGNIISGIYEENTHHVVPVEKCLIENQKADEIIGTIRGMLKSFKIRTYDEDTGFGLLRHVLIRKGFSTGEIMVVLVTASPVFPSKNNFVKALREKHPEITTIVQNINGRGTSMVLGDKEHVLYGKGYIVDELCGCRFRISSKSFYQVNSVQTEILYEKALSLSGLTGRELVVDAYCGIGTIGIIASKAAGKVIGVELNQDAVRDAVNNAKMNGIDNIRFYCNDAGRFLVNMAEQGEKADVVIMDPPRSGSTEEFMDAVGKLGAGKVVYVSCNPETLARDVRYMKKLGYRAVEAWPVDMFPGTVHVETVVLLSKLNTKQHIEVELNLDELDLTSAESKATYEEIKTYVLEHTGLKVSHLYIAQVKQKYGIIERENYNKPKSVNSRQPKCPSEKEAAITEALKHFGMI, from the coding sequence ATGGCTGAAAGGATGGAGAGAGGGATGGCTGGAAAAATAGCTGGAAAGACGGCTAAAAGAATGGATACAGGTTCGGGAAAAGAAAGCAGGAAAGCCGTAGATGGAGATAAAGACAGAGCAAAGGATAGTAAACATAAGGTGAGGGACGGAGAAGGTAAGACTGGTGTGGGTAAGAGCGGGAAACGGTTTGCAGAAGATGGGGATGCTTTGTCCAAACAGCGCAGTGGAGAAAAACGCAGGGATGGCAGTTTGCCAAGAGAGCGCAAAGGGACGGATGGATTGTCTGCACCAAAAAAACAAGATGGAAGGGGATTAAGTGCTGGATATCGGAGAGAGGATTCCAAAAGAGGCGGTTCATATGGGGGACGGGGAACCAGAAGGAGCAACAGTATCTGCCCGGTGCTGAATCTGTGCGGAGGCTGCCAGCTGCTGGATATGGAGTATGCTAAGCAGCTTGATTTCAAACAGAAGCAGGTAGAGGAACTGCTAAAAGGGCTCTGTCCTGTTAAGCCTATTATTGGTATGAAGGATCCATTTCATTACCGCAATAAGGTTCATGCTGTATTTGACAGAGATAAAAAAGGAAATATCATTTCCGGAATATATGAAGAAAATACACACCATGTAGTTCCTGTGGAGAAGTGCCTTATAGAGAACCAGAAGGCGGATGAAATCATCGGTACTATACGCGGAATGCTCAAATCTTTTAAAATTCGGACCTATGATGAGGATACGGGCTTTGGACTTCTCAGACATGTCTTAATCCGCAAGGGTTTTTCCACAGGGGAAATTATGGTAGTGCTGGTTACGGCATCTCCAGTGTTTCCGTCTAAGAATAACTTTGTTAAGGCTTTGCGGGAGAAACATCCGGAGATTACCACCATCGTCCAGAATATTAACGGAAGAGGGACAAGCATGGTTCTGGGTGATAAGGAGCATGTGTTATATGGCAAGGGATATATTGTGGACGAACTGTGCGGATGCCGGTTCCGTATATCGTCAAAGTCATTTTACCAGGTGAATTCCGTGCAGACAGAAATTCTTTATGAAAAGGCATTGTCACTGTCCGGTCTTACCGGGCGGGAACTGGTGGTGGATGCGTACTGCGGTATCGGAACCATTGGAATCATAGCAAGTAAGGCTGCCGGGAAGGTTATTGGAGTGGAACTGAATCAGGATGCGGTCAGGGATGCTGTTAATAATGCGAAGATGAATGGAATAGATAATATTCGTTTTTATTGTAATGACGCCGGCCGTTTTCTGGTGAATATGGCTGAACAGGGTGAGAAAGCAGATGTGGTTATCATGGATCCTCCCAGAAGCGGAAGTACGGAGGAGTTTATGGACGCCGTAGGAAAGCTGGGAGCCGGAAAGGTGGTGTATGTGTCGTGTAATCCGGAAACGCTGGCCAGGGATGTGAGGTATATGAAGAAGCTGGGGTATCGGGCGGTGGAGGCTTGGCCGGTGGATATGTTTCCGGGGACGGTGCATGTGGAGACAGTAGTACTTTTGTCCAAACTCAACACCAAGCAGCATATCGAGGTGGAGCTGAATCTGGACGAGTTGGATTTGACATCGGCGGAGAGCAAAGCTACCTATGAGGAAATCAAGACGTATGTACTGGAGCATACTGGCCTGAAAGTCAGCCACCTTTATATCGCCCAGGTCAAACAGAAGTATGGCATTATCGAGCGGGAAAACTATAATAAACCGAAGTCTGTGAATTCCAGACAGCCGAAATGCCCATCGGAGAAGGAAGCCGCCATTACAGAGGCGCTAAAGCATTTTGGAATGATTTGA
- the tnpC gene encoding IS66 family transposase, with product MQDTAQEYQKQIKELEQQVRLLREQVDFLTRKLYGTKSEKTSALEIEGQMSLFNEMESCAEPDAHEPDLVEVEKYLRKRKCAGQREKLIKDIPRSKVLHTIDESEQICERCGGTMVKVGEEFVRTEVQFIPASLKVVDHYRETYECRACRKNGTPYMEKSPVPHPPVMHSLASASTIAWLVHQKFELGIPLYRQEKEWEAMGLSLSRATMSNWLLAVCRDWLSHVVSHLRRELLKQGYLHIDETHVQVLKEPGRKNTSDSYMWVYCSTRDSKRPVRYFEYQPGRGGKYPETFLKGYTGYIHTDAYSGYNGVKGVTRCLCYTHLRRAFVDALPKDIHGPEASKPAEAVIRLNKLFEIEKELDGLPPEQKKKERLDREKPLLEAFWSWAEISSAGELPKSKLHTAFQYALNNRQEFFNYLGDGNCSISNSLAENCIRPFVIGRKNWLFAGSPKGAAASAGIYTLVETAKANGLDAMKYIKYILADMPGSRFLENPEYLDDYLPWDPMVQERCR from the coding sequence ATGCAGGATACAGCGCAGGAGTACCAAAAGCAGATCAAAGAACTGGAACAGCAGGTCCGGCTCCTTAGGGAGCAGGTTGATTTCCTTACCCGTAAACTTTATGGAACAAAATCAGAGAAGACGTCTGCCCTTGAAATAGAGGGACAGATGTCTCTTTTTAATGAAATGGAATCCTGTGCTGAGCCGGATGCCCATGAGCCGGATCTGGTGGAGGTCGAAAAATATCTGCGTAAAAGGAAATGTGCCGGCCAGCGGGAAAAACTGATAAAAGACATTCCCCGCAGCAAAGTGCTCCACACGATCGATGAAAGTGAACAGATCTGTGAGAGATGCGGAGGTACCATGGTTAAAGTTGGTGAGGAGTTTGTGCGTACCGAGGTACAGTTCATCCCTGCCAGCCTCAAAGTGGTTGACCATTACCGGGAAACCTATGAATGCAGGGCATGCCGCAAAAACGGGACGCCTTATATGGAGAAATCCCCGGTGCCCCATCCTCCGGTCATGCACTCCCTTGCATCTGCTTCCACGATCGCATGGCTTGTCCATCAGAAGTTTGAACTGGGCATCCCCTTATACCGTCAGGAAAAGGAATGGGAAGCCATGGGGCTGTCTTTAAGCAGGGCAACGATGTCAAACTGGCTCCTGGCCGTCTGCCGGGACTGGCTTTCCCATGTGGTCTCCCATCTCAGACGGGAACTTCTAAAGCAGGGATATCTGCATATCGACGAGACCCATGTGCAGGTGCTGAAGGAACCAGGGAGGAAGAACACTTCGGATTCCTATATGTGGGTGTACTGCAGCACCAGGGACAGCAAACGGCCGGTCCGGTATTTTGAGTACCAGCCGGGGAGGGGTGGGAAATATCCGGAAACATTTTTAAAAGGCTATACCGGATATATCCATACGGATGCTTATTCCGGGTATAATGGGGTGAAAGGGGTTACGAGATGTCTGTGTTACACACATCTGCGCCGCGCTTTTGTGGACGCGCTGCCAAAAGACATCCATGGCCCGGAAGCCTCAAAACCTGCGGAAGCAGTCATTCGTCTGAATAAACTGTTTGAGATAGAAAAGGAACTGGACGGCCTTCCCCCGGAACAAAAGAAAAAAGAACGACTTGACCGCGAGAAGCCGCTTCTCGAGGCTTTCTGGTCGTGGGCAGAGATAAGCTCTGCCGGGGAATTGCCAAAGTCGAAGCTCCATACCGCTTTCCAGTATGCCCTGAACAACCGGCAGGAGTTCTTCAACTATCTTGGGGATGGAAACTGCTCCATCAGCAATTCCCTTGCGGAGAACTGTATCCGCCCCTTTGTGATCGGCCGGAAGAACTGGCTGTTTGCCGGAAGTCCGAAGGGTGCTGCCGCAAGTGCGGGAATCTACACCCTGGTAGAAACAGCCAAAGCCAACGGCCTGGATGCAATGAAATACATCAAGTATATCCTGGCAGATATGCCGGGGAGTAGATTTCTCGAAAATCCGGAATATCTGGATGACTATCTGCCATGGGATCCCATGGTACAGGAACGTTGCCGATAA
- a CDS encoding restriction endonuclease subunit S: MVAGNLAHKMNTAPEIEVHLPESPIKWCSVSLSDMISRGKRLEASVFDVEAKQARESVYKGKYGTVILYGDSGLIETAYYPGWMQRSRLKRIWCDKPYGEGFYLPSQMTDLYPVPEKHISRLADCNMDELRLKENTLLLTRSGTIGNISYVSKTLAGCVFSDDVIRVTFKKEYDLGYVYTYLKSKVGSLILQTNGYGSVITHVEPDHLSEIPVPDAPVGLRQRIHNLIARSYALRDESNEMIDKATSLMIAELHLPAIHEFQKVAAPVSTFDIKLSNMNLRLDASYHVPAVDAIIAHLKENAAEVTTVGDSRISRSVILPGRFKRVYVDEGHGRGFIGGKQLGELDPSNKKYLSLAHHGERIDEQLELHENMTLITRSGTIGKTALVPKHWEHWVASEHIIRVTPANSQIAGYLNIFLASDYGHQLITRFTYGSVVDEIDDDHVRQIPIPLLRNQEMQQQINSLALESNVRRYEAYKLEQEALRIMNVEVIFAK; the protein is encoded by the coding sequence ATGGTAGCAGGTAACTTGGCCCACAAAATGAATACCGCGCCTGAAATAGAAGTTCATCTTCCGGAAAGCCCTATAAAGTGGTGTTCGGTCTCCCTCTCCGATATGATTTCCCGTGGGAAGCGGCTGGAGGCTAGCGTATTTGATGTGGAGGCAAAACAAGCGCGGGAGAGTGTTTATAAAGGGAAATATGGAACTGTTATTCTCTATGGTGATAGCGGCTTGATTGAAACTGCCTATTATCCTGGCTGGATGCAGCGGAGCCGGCTCAAGAGGATATGGTGTGATAAGCCATATGGAGAGGGGTTCTATCTTCCTTCACAGATGACCGATCTCTATCCTGTTCCAGAAAAACATATATCTCGGTTGGCAGATTGTAATATGGATGAACTCCGCTTAAAGGAAAACACTTTATTGCTGACGCGCAGCGGTACAATAGGCAACATCTCATATGTATCAAAAACCTTGGCCGGTTGTGTTTTTTCTGATGACGTAATTCGTGTTACCTTCAAAAAAGAATATGACTTGGGATACGTTTATACCTATCTCAAATCAAAGGTGGGCAGTTTAATTTTACAAACCAATGGCTATGGTTCAGTAATTACCCATGTTGAGCCGGACCACTTATCAGAAATCCCGGTTCCCGATGCTCCTGTGGGGTTGCGGCAGCGTATCCATAATTTGATTGCACGCTCCTATGCTTTGCGGGACGAGTCCAATGAAATGATTGATAAGGCTACAAGCCTGATGATAGCAGAACTTCACCTGCCAGCTATACATGAATTTCAAAAGGTAGCCGCCCCTGTGAGCACATTCGATATAAAACTAAGCAATATGAATCTGCGGCTTGATGCTTCCTACCATGTTCCGGCGGTAGATGCGATTATTGCCCACCTCAAAGAGAACGCCGCCGAAGTAACAACCGTAGGCGACAGCCGGATAAGTAGATCAGTCATTCTCCCAGGCAGGTTTAAGCGTGTTTATGTAGACGAAGGGCATGGCCGAGGCTTTATCGGCGGAAAGCAACTTGGGGAATTGGATCCTTCCAATAAAAAGTATTTATCGTTGGCCCATCATGGGGAGCGGATAGATGAGCAGTTGGAATTGCACGAAAACATGACATTAATTACAAGAAGTGGAACTATCGGAAAAACAGCTTTAGTACCTAAACACTGGGAACATTGGGTAGCAAGTGAGCACATCATTCGTGTAACCCCCGCCAATTCCCAAATAGCCGGATATCTGAATATTTTTCTTGCTTCCGATTATGGGCATCAACTAATTACTCGTTTCACATATGGCTCTGTGGTTGATGAGATTGATGATGATCATGTTCGGCAAATTCCTATCCCACTGTTGCGTAATCAAGAGATGCAGCAACAAATCAACTCCCTAGCACTTGAATCGAACGTCAGGAGATATGAGGCCTACAAGCTGGAGCAAGAAGCCCTTCGCATTATGAACGTGGAGGTTATTTTTGCCAAATAG
- a CDS encoding SLOG family protein, whose amino-acid sequence MMIERCCAFTGHRPKKFPWGYDETDARCVTLKRMLSEQIATLVGAGYTDFLSGMAEGSDTWAALAVFALKKENPALKLHCVLPYEGQADQWSASARELYYSILKQADSIVYVSRKYNKECMLKRNRYLVEHSAYLLAVYNGEWRGGTAMTVRYARKLGRKITILNPATPERLERQYTSDTE is encoded by the coding sequence ATGATGATTGAAAGGTGCTGTGCGTTCACAGGCCACCGCCCGAAGAAATTTCCCTGGGGCTATGATGAAACAGATGCTAGATGTGTTACTCTAAAAAGAATGCTCTCAGAACAAATTGCCACACTGGTGGGCGCTGGGTATACCGACTTTCTTTCTGGCATGGCGGAGGGGTCCGACACTTGGGCAGCGCTGGCCGTTTTTGCCTTGAAAAAAGAAAATCCCGCGCTAAAGCTCCACTGTGTCCTTCCCTACGAGGGACAGGCGGATCAGTGGTCGGCTTCGGCGCGGGAACTTTATTATTCTATTTTGAAGCAGGCGGATTCAATTGTGTATGTAAGCCGGAAGTACAATAAAGAATGTATGTTGAAACGCAATCGCTATCTGGTTGAGCATTCTGCCTATCTGCTGGCCGTCTACAACGGCGAGTGGCGGGGCGGGACGGCTATGACAGTGAGGTATGCCAGGAAGCTGGGGAGGAAGATTACTATTCTCAACCCAGCTACTCCAGAAAGGCTGGAGCGGCAATATACCAGTGATACCGAATAG
- a CDS encoding helix-turn-helix transcriptional regulator, which produces MGGNSKNSNPKFTRERQIFHYTFLFDAYDKLWGVMKEKGVSTYLLREKCGIDSKTIRRLRANDNMETKTLNKLCAVLDCRLEDIAEYLPDEQ; this is translated from the coding sequence TTGGGAGGGAACTCTAAAAACTCTAACCCCAAGTTTACAAGAGAACGCCAAATATTTCACTACACGTTCTTATTTGACGCTTACGATAAATTGTGGGGTGTCATGAAGGAAAAGGGAGTCTCCACATATCTGCTGCGAGAGAAGTGCGGTATCGACAGTAAAACCATCCGTCGGCTACGGGCAAACGACAATATGGAGACAAAGACGCTAAATAAACTGTGCGCGGTACTTGATTGTCGCCTGGAGGATATTGCTGAATATCTTCCAGACGAGCAGTAA
- a CDS encoding DUF6061 family protein, with product MEHLISCEFNIDTACVELKFADSSIISIDCTAVENEISSNMYQRSELDYLVFNDPVAYADLILNGTPEVYLKTVTEDKPLD from the coding sequence TTGGAGCACTTGATTTCTTGTGAGTTCAATATCGACACTGCTTGTGTAGAGCTTAAATTTGCTGATAGCAGCATTATTTCTATTGACTGCACCGCAGTCGAAAACGAGATTTCAAGCAATATGTATCAGCGTTCTGAATTAGATTACTTGGTTTTCAATGATCCGGTTGCCTATGCTGACTTAATTCTCAATGGGACCCCGGAAGTTTACTTGAAAACCGTCACAGAGGATAAGCCTCTGGACTAA
- a CDS encoding helix-turn-helix domain-containing protein: protein MSEPFDYGHFDIVLAEYLQEKKVSKNRLAEEANLQRTQLNAYCKNDIKRPDLDVLARICYALNCDLADIIRYVRPSHENGGSSNG from the coding sequence ATGAGCGAGCCTTTTGACTATGGACATTTTGATATCGTTTTGGCTGAGTATTTACAGGAGAAAAAAGTCAGCAAAAATCGTTTGGCTGAGGAAGCAAACCTACAACGGACACAACTGAACGCTTATTGTAAGAATGACATCAAGAGACCAGACCTCGATGTTTTAGCTCGTATTTGTTATGCTCTTAACTGTGATTTGGCGGACATAATCCGTTATGTACGCCCTTCCCATGAGAACGGAGGAAGCAGTAATGGCTGA
- the tnpA gene encoding IS66 family insertion sequence element accessory protein TnpA has protein sequence MDISALTPDKQVKLQYWLDVIRQCRASGLTNQAWCEQHHISLKSYYYWIAKIRKLALEELPRKSHGCRPVMEQTALIPDAAPEFTEVSLHGRQDPCAAPAAVLRAGTVTVDLFEDTPRELLETILKAVRSC, from the coding sequence ATGGACATTTCCGCTTTAACTCCGGATAAACAGGTAAAACTTCAGTACTGGCTGGACGTGATCCGGCAATGCAGAGCCTCCGGTCTAACAAACCAGGCATGGTGCGAACAACATCATATCTCCCTAAAAAGCTATTACTACTGGATCGCAAAGATCCGGAAACTGGCGCTTGAAGAACTGCCCCGAAAGAGTCATGGATGCAGGCCGGTCATGGAGCAGACTGCGTTGATTCCGGATGCGGCTCCGGAATTTACGGAGGTATCCCTTCACGGCAGGCAGGATCCCTGTGCCGCTCCTGCAGCAGTACTCCGTGCCGGTACGGTGACTGTTGACCTCTTTGAAGATACGCCCCGCGAGTTGCTGGAGACCATTCTGAAAGCGGTGAGATCATGTTAG
- a CDS encoding N-6 DNA methylase, protein MADTKVIVIPDGKICDYIDSKFRNDTPEEYVRQTIEKRLVNEHKYLTSQIKIEFTLQVGSRKPRADIVIWDKDAPEQTQGTIKIIIECKKETVDARNAKDGIAQLQSYMSVCPNCEWGMWTNSIQKFVFRKYTDGAGNICFMEYNDIPSADGNLDEVNRPSRKNLRNASDDNLLFVFKTCHNHIYVNDGMQKQPAFFELLKVIFCKIEDERNIPKPLEFFTTSEERSNPDGQLTVQKRISQIFQRVKKRHGKIFDANDEIKLTPRSLAYIVSELQRYSLLSTNIDIKGKAYEEIVGANLRGDRGEFFTPRNVMKMVVEMINPRIDERVLDSSCGTGGFLVQAMTHVIAQLEAEFSASMGIPKKDWDGDTVKVFQDRISEMASTSFFGFDINPDLVKATKMNMVMNNDGSGNILQTNSLLPPHEWTDEFKTRLAEALHIKKSEIRNHESIAFFDVIVTNPPFGSKIPIKDKNILEQFELAHIWENDKKTGTWRMTERLQSSVPPEILFIERCSQFLVPGGRMGIVLPDSILGSPGLGYIREWLIQNHRIIASVDLHVDTFQPHNGTQTSVLFLQKKTAAQKGKEAATGQMADYNIFMAMVERVGHDKRGNPIFKRDVEGNEILAPDTDNIMVLGETGEGDRTVSHERKSKVPDDQTTAVPAIFDDWKRREGIAW, encoded by the coding sequence ATGGCTGACACAAAGGTAATTGTCATTCCAGATGGTAAAATCTGCGACTATATTGACAGCAAGTTCAGAAACGATACTCCCGAAGAGTATGTTCGTCAGACAATAGAAAAACGTCTTGTGAACGAACACAAATATCTCACATCGCAGATCAAAATTGAGTTCACTCTTCAAGTCGGCTCAAGAAAACCTCGGGCAGACATTGTAATCTGGGACAAAGATGCTCCAGAGCAAACACAGGGCACAATTAAGATTATTATTGAGTGCAAAAAGGAAACCGTCGATGCCAGAAACGCCAAGGATGGAATAGCACAATTGCAGTCCTATATGTCTGTATGCCCGAACTGCGAATGGGGTATGTGGACAAATAGCATTCAAAAGTTTGTCTTCCGTAAATATACAGATGGTGCTGGGAATATTTGCTTTATGGAATACAACGATATTCCTTCTGCGGATGGCAATTTAGATGAGGTAAACAGACCTAGCCGGAAAAATCTGCGCAATGCTTCGGATGATAATCTGCTGTTTGTGTTCAAAACCTGTCATAATCACATTTATGTGAATGATGGTATGCAGAAACAACCTGCATTTTTTGAGTTGCTAAAAGTCATTTTTTGCAAGATCGAGGACGAGCGAAATATACCAAAGCCTCTGGAATTTTTTACAACGTCTGAGGAGCGTTCAAATCCGGATGGGCAACTGACTGTACAGAAACGCATTTCCCAAATCTTTCAGCGCGTAAAGAAGCGTCATGGTAAGATTTTTGACGCAAATGATGAGATCAAGCTGACGCCTCGCAGCTTAGCGTATATTGTCAGCGAATTGCAGCGGTACAGCCTGCTCAGCACGAATATTGACATCAAGGGAAAAGCATATGAAGAAATTGTAGGAGCCAATCTCCGCGGCGACAGGGGCGAGTTTTTTACGCCCAGAAATGTTATGAAGATGGTTGTGGAGATGATAAATCCTCGTATTGACGAGCGTGTCCTGGATAGCTCCTGTGGTACTGGCGGTTTTCTTGTACAGGCAATGACACATGTTATTGCCCAGCTTGAAGCAGAGTTTTCTGCCAGCATGGGAATTCCTAAAAAAGATTGGGATGGCGACACCGTAAAAGTATTTCAAGATCGGATTTCCGAGATGGCTTCGACCAGTTTCTTTGGTTTTGATATTAATCCTGATTTAGTCAAGGCAACCAAGATGAACATGGTCATGAACAATGATGGTAGCGGAAATATTCTGCAAACAAATTCCCTCCTGCCTCCGCACGAATGGACAGATGAGTTCAAGACACGGCTTGCGGAGGCACTACATATCAAGAAGTCAGAAATTCGCAACCATGAAAGTATCGCGTTCTTTGATGTAATTGTAACAAATCCCCCATTCGGCAGTAAAATTCCTATCAAGGACAAAAATATCCTTGAACAGTTTGAACTTGCCCACATTTGGGAAAACGACAAGAAAACCGGCACTTGGAGGATGACTGAGCGTTTGCAATCATCTGTCCCGCCTGAAATTCTATTCATTGAGAGATGCTCACAGTTTCTCGTTCCAGGTGGGCGCATGGGAATAGTTTTGCCGGATTCCATCCTTGGATCACCGGGATTGGGGTACATTCGTGAATGGCTGATTCAGAATCATAGGATTATTGCCAGCGTTGATCTCCATGTAGATACTTTTCAGCCTCATAACGGCACACAAACATCGGTTCTATTTCTTCAAAAGAAAACAGCAGCACAAAAGGGCAAAGAAGCGGCTACAGGACAAATGGCCGACTATAATATCTTTATGGCAATGGTTGAAAGGGTAGGACATGATAAGAGAGGCAATCCCATTTTCAAGCGTGATGTAGAAGGTAATGAAATCCTTGCCCCGGATACGGATAACATCATGGTTCTCGGTGAAACCGGGGAGGGTGATCGCACTGTCTCTCACGAGCGCAAGAGCAAGGTGCCTGACGATCAGACCACTGCCGTACCAGCAATCTTTGACGACTGGAAGCGAAGGGAGGGCATTGCATGGTAG
- the tnpB gene encoding IS66 family insertion sequence element accessory protein TnpB (TnpB, as the term is used for proteins encoded by IS66 family insertion elements, is considered an accessory protein, since TnpC, encoded by a neighboring gene, is a DDE family transposase.), whose translation MEKIYLRTGYTDMRKQLDGLVDIIQYSFQLDPYSNSLFLFCGKRADRIKAVHYEGDGFCLFYKRYENGRLQWPRTGEEARQISHQQLRWLLEGLNPEQPKAVRSWVPPKPENPGNSL comes from the coding sequence GTGGAAAAGATCTATCTGCGCACCGGGTACACAGATATGAGAAAACAGCTGGACGGTCTGGTGGATATCATCCAGTACAGCTTTCAGCTTGACCCTTACAGCAATTCCCTGTTCCTTTTCTGCGGGAAACGGGCGGACCGGATCAAGGCAGTCCATTATGAAGGGGACGGCTTCTGCCTGTTCTATAAGCGCTACGAAAACGGCCGCCTCCAATGGCCGCGGACGGGCGAAGAAGCCAGACAGATCTCCCACCAGCAGCTCCGCTGGCTGCTGGAGGGCCTGAACCCGGAGCAGCCAAAAGCGGTCCGCAGCTGGGTTCCCCCGAAGCCTGAAAACCCCGGGAATTCCTTATAA